The Spodoptera frugiperda isolate SF20-4 chromosome 2, AGI-APGP_CSIRO_Sfru_2.0, whole genome shotgun sequence genome has a window encoding:
- the LOC126912145 gene encoding uncharacterized protein LOC126912145: MSNPGLSPFGRSQLLRRSPPPTPSPAEQHQLRDPEPPASSEHEVELISTPEIQKWMGAIETILSEVCTIVSEGKMNNDQKLRVTNLCRKVSHGTSQLAVQYQSLKQKTLQAHVTIQHLQGRQDIADSIKEIKKAVETDRNTGSISYANVVKKGENLVRPANFQSIAIYPADKTQSSDDTKTLVQKIISPEELKLRVRGMKKIRNGGVIISADSKGDIEKLKASEKLVSSGLKVEEPSKRRPRIAVIGVPVALTEKEVLDCIFEQNLSEKLANTSRESFLEEIKVSHKSGKKDRPTCNYILEVPASIRKMLIIQGRIFINWTSCPVRDFTIVTRCYNCQQFGHAAKYCRETRPTCNLCGEMGHAFKECPNKSSPPNCATCKRFQRKCDHPTGHMNCPARKYAEDNYINSIDYEGA, translated from the coding sequence ATGTCAAACCCGGGTTTAAGCCCTTTCGGGCGTAGCCAATTGCTAAGACGTAGTCCACCCCCAACGCCCTCACCTGCAGAACAACATCAACTAAGAGACCCAGAGCCGCCAGCGTCCTCAGAGCATGAAGTTGAATTGATTTCTACGCCAGAAATACAGAAATGGATGGGTGCCATAGAAACAATATTATCGGAAGTTTGCACTATCGTGTCGGAGGGAAAAATGAATAATGACCAGAAGTTACGCGTCACTAACCTTTGCCGTAAGGTCTCGCATGGGACATCGCAACTGGCGGTACAGTACCAGTCCCTAAAGCAAAAAACCCTTCAAGCACATGTAACCATCCAGCATCTTCAGGGTCGGCAGGACATTGCAGattcaattaaagaaataaaaaaggcaGTTGAAACGGATCGGAATACTGGTAGTATTTCCTATGCCAATGTGGTGAAAAAAGGAGAAAATCTAGTACGCCCAGCTAATTTCCAATCTATAGCCATATACCCTGCAGATAAGACGCAGTCCAGTGACGACACAAAGACTCtagtacaaaaaataatctCGCCTGAAGAATTAAAATTGCGAGTCCGTGGCATGAAAAAAATTAGGAATGGAGGCGTAATCATAAGTGCGGATAGCAAGGGAGATATTGAGAAACTAAAAGCTTCCGAAAAACTCGTTTCTTCAGGCCTCAAAGTCGAAGAGCCTTCCAAACGCCGTCCTAGAATAGCAGTCATTGGTGTCCCAGTTGCTCTTACGGAAAAAGAAGTATTGGACTGTATATTCGAACAAAACCTATCCGAAAAGCTGGCCAATACCTCGCGTGAGTCCTTTTTGGAAGAGATAAAAGTCAGCCACAAATCAGGGAAGAAAGATCGGCCTACCTGTAATTATATCCTAGAGGTACCTGCAAGCATTAGAAAAATGCTGATAATTCAAGGCCGCATTTTTATAAATTGGACGTCATGCCCCGTAAGGGATTTTACAATTGTAACTAGATGCTACAACTGCCAACAGTTTGGACATGCAGCCAAGTATTGCCGCGAAACCAGACCCACATGCAACCTCTGCGGTGAGATGGGTCATGCTTTTAAAGAGTGTCCCAACAAATCGTCTCCACCCAATTGTGCTACCTGCAAACGCTTTCAGCGCAAGTGTGATCATCCCACTGGTCATATGAACTGCCCGGCACGCAAGTATGCTGAAGACAATTACATTAATTCAATTGATTATGAAGGCGCCTAA